The following are from one region of the Littorina saxatilis isolate snail1 linkage group LG2, US_GU_Lsax_2.0, whole genome shotgun sequence genome:
- the LOC138958739 gene encoding zinc finger BED domain-containing protein 5-like, which produces MFHLLIVFLWFMLLLAGENIFKLVDSEFKAQQIPWENCISFGCDNANVMTGCHKGVIAFVRTKQPNVHMAGCCLHLVHIAAKKGAALLPPVEDILVDIFYYFNKSVNRQTELKGLQELYDVEQRKMLKHGCTRWLSIGRCLERLLKNWEPLIHFFRDEKAKTKGIGSHATSKAEGIHLFLRSPTNKLFCHFLSHTLKVYDQVLVQLQAEKPMVHSLRANLVRLVEDLFSRFMEPGAVFGVDIGKVCTSTYLL; this is translated from the exons ATGTTTCATTTGctcattgtttttttgtggtttatgttGCTGCTTGCAGGGGAGAACATCTTCAAGCTGGTGGATTCTGAATTCAAAGCACAGCAGATACCATGGGAGAACTGTATTTCCTTTGGATGCGATAATGCCAATGTCATGACTGGTTGTCACAAAGGTGTTATTGCCTTTGTGCGCACGAAGCAACCAAATGTACACATGGCTGGGTGTTGCTTGCACTTGGTGcacattgctgcaaagaaaggAGCTGCCTTGCTCCCTCCTGTGGAAGATATCCTGGTGGACATCTTCTATTATTTCAACAAGAGTGTGAACCGGCAGACTGAGCTGAAGGGCCTGCAGGAACTGTATGACGTGGAGCAGCGCAAGATGCTGAAGCATGGATGTACACGTTGGCTGAGCATTGGCAG GTGTCTGGAAAGACTTCTGAAGAACTGGGAGCCGCTGATCCATTTCTTCAGAGATGAGAAGGCAAAAACCAAAGGGATTGGGAGCCACGCCACCAGTAAAGCAGAAGGCATCCATCTGTTTCTGCGTTCTCCTACCAACAAGCTGTTCTGCCattttctatcacacacactgaaagtgTATGATCAGGTGCTGGTGCAACTGCAAGCAGAGAAACCCATGGTACACAGTCTGAGGGCCAACTTGGTTCGTCTAGTGGAAGACCTCTTCAGTCGCTTCATGGAGCCAGGAGCTGTGTTTGGCGTTGACATTGGGAAGGTATGTACCTCAACATATTTGCTGTAA